The Claveliimonas bilis genome window below encodes:
- the tnpB gene encoding IS66 family insertion sequence element accessory protein TnpB, translated as MIRFPSGFRKVYKRLKQGGFSWSRTKEEALEITPEQYRALMQGLEIVSRHPIQEVQPSNLL; from the coding sequence ATCATCCGTTTTCCATCCGGATTCCGGAAGGTTTACAAAAGGCTAAAACAGGGCGGCTTCAGCTGGTCCCGTACAAAAGAAGAGGCTCTGGAGATCACGCCGGAACAATACCGGGCGCTGATGCAGGGGCTGGAGATCGTATCCAGACATCCGATCCAGGAAGTGCAGCCCAGCAATCTCCTGTGA
- a CDS encoding IS66 family insertion sequence element accessory protein TnpB translates to MNSGMPKTACCRANGISGKQFFYWQRILRWEAYEASQNPSLSAVIETGQLSTVQQSVSFAEIKLPAVLPDASSVFHPDSGRFTKG, encoded by the coding sequence ATGAACAGCGGGATGCCAAAGACCGCCTGCTGCCGGGCAAACGGAATCTCTGGAAAACAGTTCTTTTACTGGCAGCGCATCCTGCGCTGGGAAGCTTATGAAGCATCTCAAAATCCGTCTCTGTCCGCAGTTATAGAGACGGGACAGTTATCTACTGTTCAGCAGTCCGTATCTTTCGCTGAGATCAAACTTCCTGCTGTGTTACCAGATGCATCATCCGTTTTCCATCCGGATTCCGGAAGGTTTACAAAAGGCTAA
- a CDS encoding CLI_3235 family bacteriocin precursor, producing the protein MKKLNKRIQENRNTLEQYKNCVCDINCDCYCGPGGYPWALAKESLRENMKSNIDRNITA; encoded by the coding sequence ATGAAGAAACTAAATAAAAGAATTCAAGAAAATCGTAATACATTAGAGCAGTATAAGAATTGCGTATGTGATATCAATTGCGATTGTTATTGTGGTCCGGGAGGATATCCGTGGGCTCTTGCAAAAGAAAGTTTACGTGAAAACATGAAGTCTAATATTGACAGAAATATTACAGCATGA
- a CDS encoding DUF6034 family protein — protein sequence MKNKTYILVCLLCLSSGLMACAKTPQEEIVVDRSEGIPKESILEKDDDVPKDLQIPDHWHEKIERSDGFVTLEADYSPQIPEIYNTPVDVYEQSVLTNELLEKLCDYFSDGNPLYEYPKMTKDELESEKARMENYEGTWASLSGGLGSTQYWQDQLSKMDQLIDEAPEKAGTKNSIKPVLMEPVQTERDFYDGVSDYYYDTDEKLGFTAKIDKENEKNPLIRAISYSDKLGSTTNFLYSQGTFIDEEYLMPLIHGNLDSNNKNDAWLKSLKEHMEEIPSLSEEEALNEAKALLDKISIKGFEVGSCVKAIGNRNTETWVLWDEDNPFNEVGFSIYFYRTLGDLMGYSQRSPEILEGIPETVYAPQFSSEKIQIIITKDGVQKFAWTNMSKKIDTVANNTKLLSFDEIKEKLADHLLYSALSDDGDELKDTGTKCIYNVTNIQIRAANINAFEEPEKVWLVPVWVFNLEKTGLTSDGEVLKWGTENVVLNAIDGGFVSIKQGEG from the coding sequence ATGAAGAACAAAACATATATTTTGGTTTGTTTGCTATGTTTAAGTTCTGGATTAATGGCATGTGCTAAAACGCCACAAGAAGAAATTGTTGTTGACCGATCAGAGGGGATTCCGAAAGAAAGCATTCTGGAAAAAGATGACGATGTACCAAAAGATCTGCAGATTCCTGATCATTGGCACGAAAAGATTGAAAGAAGCGATGGTTTTGTTACTTTAGAAGCAGATTATTCTCCACAGATACCAGAAATATACAATACACCTGTAGATGTTTATGAACAATCAGTATTGACCAATGAATTGTTGGAGAAATTATGCGATTATTTTTCAGATGGGAATCCATTGTATGAATATCCTAAGATGACAAAAGATGAATTAGAATCGGAAAAAGCGAGAATGGAAAATTATGAGGGGACTTGGGCTTCGTTATCTGGTGGATTAGGATCAACTCAATATTGGCAGGATCAACTTAGTAAAATGGATCAACTTATTGATGAAGCTCCAGAAAAAGCGGGAACAAAGAATTCTATAAAGCCTGTTCTTATGGAGCCGGTACAGACAGAAAGAGATTTCTATGATGGAGTAAGTGATTATTATTATGATACAGACGAAAAACTAGGTTTCACAGCCAAAATAGATAAAGAAAATGAAAAGAACCCCTTAATCCGTGCGATAAGCTATAGCGATAAATTAGGAAGCACAACCAATTTTCTGTATTCCCAGGGTACGTTTATTGATGAAGAATATCTGATGCCTTTGATTCATGGAAATTTAGATAGCAATAATAAAAATGATGCTTGGCTAAAATCATTAAAAGAACATATGGAAGAGATACCATCTCTATCTGAAGAGGAGGCTTTGAATGAAGCGAAGGCTTTACTCGATAAAATATCAATAAAAGGGTTTGAAGTAGGCAGCTGTGTCAAAGCAATCGGAAATAGGAATACAGAAACATGGGTATTATGGGACGAAGATAATCCCTTTAATGAGGTTGGATTTTCAATTTATTTTTATCGTACATTGGGAGACTTGATGGGATATAGTCAGCGGTCACCTGAAATACTAGAAGGAATTCCAGAAACAGTATACGCCCCACAATTTTCTTCCGAAAAAATTCAAATCATTATCACGAAAGATGGTGTTCAAAAATTTGCTTGGACAAATATGTCAAAGAAAATAGATACAGTTGCAAATAACACAAAGCTACTTTCTTTTGATGAAATAAAGGAAAAACTGGCAGATCACCTGCTGTATTCCGCTCTTTCTGACGATGGAGATGAGCTGAAGGATACTGGTACAAAATGTATATATAATGTTACAAATATACAGATTCGTGCGGCCAACATTAATGCATTTGAAGAACCTGAAAAAGTATGGTTGGTTCCTGTGTGGGTTTTCAATTTAGAAAAGACAGGATTAACTTCAGATGGGGAGGTTCTTAAATGGGGCACAGAAAACGTCGTATTAAATGCAATTGATGGAGGATTTGTATCGATCAAGCAGGGAGAAGGATAA
- a CDS encoding TIGR04066 family peptide maturation system protein: MMSENSKRKIVLFPANYESNVIYEHSKELKKYEISFIVTYKENEIEVQKNSIYTNDSEKALMDCDVLILCDNVQKMGKKAYINRINEAIRKNIPIYTSSFIYKWLGVEVFKDAETTILNSYNNRICTSSKKLRKVTCPVISILGDGENCDKFSLILSVKKVLEDKGYSVLVISGNPLARLFNCDVLPDFLYADDISLPLKVKRANSFICDLAEQKLPDIILISCPSGIMTLNDYEHNYFGEISYVLSNAIISDYGVLCIHYSKYYTDKYFDEMKKLCKLRLGVDIIKFYICNQTYNVNTEEEKVEYNFYSNKFCKENLPTEIVNSNIVLLPDDKKGIETFIDELTSLLNENPEII; the protein is encoded by the coding sequence ATGATGAGTGAGAATAGTAAGAGAAAAATTGTATTGTTCCCTGCAAATTATGAGTCGAATGTAATCTATGAACACTCCAAGGAATTAAAAAAATATGAAATAAGTTTTATAGTTACATATAAAGAAAATGAAATAGAAGTTCAAAAAAATAGCATTTACACAAATGATTCCGAAAAAGCCCTTATGGATTGCGATGTCTTGATTTTATGTGATAATGTGCAAAAAATGGGCAAAAAAGCATATATTAATCGAATTAATGAAGCCATTCGAAAAAATATACCAATATACACTAGCAGCTTTATCTATAAATGGCTGGGAGTTGAAGTATTTAAAGATGCTGAGACAACAATTCTAAATAGCTATAACAATAGAATTTGTACTTCGTCAAAAAAATTACGAAAAGTGACATGCCCAGTTATCTCTATATTAGGAGATGGTGAAAATTGTGATAAGTTTTCTTTGATATTATCAGTAAAAAAAGTTTTAGAGGATAAAGGATATAGCGTTTTAGTAATTTCTGGGAATCCACTTGCAAGGTTATTTAATTGTGACGTATTACCTGATTTTTTATATGCGGATGATATATCTCTGCCTCTAAAAGTTAAACGAGCCAATAGTTTTATTTGTGACTTAGCTGAGCAAAAACTTCCTGACATAATACTGATTAGTTGCCCTAGTGGGATAATGACATTAAATGATTATGAACACAATTATTTTGGAGAAATTTCATATGTTTTATCTAATGCAATAATAAGTGATTATGGTGTTCTCTGTATACATTATAGTAAATACTATACGGATAAATATTTTGATGAAATGAAAAAGTTGTGTAAGTTACGATTGGGCGTGGATATTATTAAATTCTATATCTGTAATCAAACTTATAATGTAAATACCGAGGAAGAAAAAGTAGAATATAATTTCTATTCTAACAAGTTTTGTAAAGAAAATTTGCCAACAGAAATTGTGAACAGCAATATTGTCTTACTTCCAGACGATAAAAAAGGGATTGAAACATTCATAGATGAATTAACTTCCCTTTTAAATGAAAATCCTGAGATAATTTAG
- a CDS encoding transposase — translation MANSTSTTYRLKRKILTFTNKISRRLSKPDRKFTADMVYGILASRSCLLTDISDQLHETVQKANTVKRLSNHLSEGTPASAAASYLHTVKRRVPSEPVVLIDESDIVKPDGKQFEALGIIRDGSESTQTKSVYKKGYHVTEACALTASKHPVSVFSMIHSSAEKDYKSVNTITFDAIKQAAALFGKATFVMDRGYDDNKIFLVLDHLKQNYVIRLKSNRKLLYHNKWTKATELRNRRKGKVKADVFYKGKRHTAYLSHVKVHITASRKDIYLVLVYGITEHPMMLATNKEIRSKDDVIRIARTYFSRWRIEEYFRCKKQTYQFENFRVRKLEAINALNFYITLAMAFLAQEELSPDTNPLKVSIIQEANPIKEKVSFCYYRLAKGIFGILSYAKEGIRLWYRTKRPVNRQLCLKLTV, via the coding sequence ATGGCTAATTCTACATCAACTACTTATCGTTTGAAAAGAAAAATTTTGACTTTTACTAATAAAATCTCCCGCAGACTTTCGAAACCAGACCGAAAGTTCACAGCAGATATGGTTTATGGCATTCTGGCATCCAGAAGCTGCCTGCTCACTGATATTTCCGACCAGCTTCATGAAACAGTACAGAAAGCCAATACTGTAAAACGGCTTTCCAATCATCTTTCAGAAGGAACGCCGGCTTCTGCGGCTGCTTCTTATCTCCATACCGTAAAGAGACGCGTTCCCTCTGAACCAGTGGTCCTCATTGATGAAAGTGATATCGTAAAACCAGATGGAAAACAGTTTGAAGCTCTTGGTATCATTCGCGATGGTTCTGAAAGCACACAGACGAAAAGTGTTTATAAAAAAGGATACCATGTAACAGAGGCCTGTGCCCTGACTGCCAGCAAGCATCCTGTCAGTGTTTTTTCCATGATCCATTCTTCTGCTGAGAAGGACTATAAATCTGTAAACACCATCACGTTTGATGCGATCAAACAGGCAGCTGCTCTTTTTGGGAAGGCCACCTTTGTTATGGACCGCGGTTATGATGACAATAAGATATTTCTCGTCCTCGACCATCTGAAGCAGAATTACGTGATCCGTCTGAAATCCAACCGGAAACTTCTTTATCACAATAAATGGACAAAGGCAACGGAACTGCGGAACCGGAGGAAAGGAAAAGTAAAAGCGGATGTTTTCTATAAAGGAAAAAGACATACCGCATATCTTTCCCACGTAAAAGTTCATATCACTGCCTCCCGGAAGGATATCTATCTGGTCCTGGTCTATGGGATCACGGAACATCCCATGATGCTGGCTACAAACAAAGAGATCCGTTCAAAGGATGATGTGATCCGCATTGCCAGAACCTACTTTTCCAGATGGCGGATCGAGGAATATTTTCGTTGTAAAAAGCAGACCTATCAGTTTGAAAACTTCCGTGTAAGGAAACTGGAAGCCATTAATGCGCTTAACTTTTATATTACTTTAGCCATGGCATTTTTAGCGCAGGAAGAATTAAGTCCTGATACAAACCCCCTGAAAGTTTCAATCATACAGGAAGCTAATCCAATCAAGGAGAAAGTCAGTTTCTGCTATTATCGGTTGGCAAAAGGCATCTTCGGCATACTGTCATATGCAAAAGAGGGCATCCGGCTCTGGTACAGGACAAAACGTCCAGTGAACCGTCAACTCTGCCTTAAGCTGACCGTTTGA
- the ccpM gene encoding Cys-rich peptide radical SAM maturase CcpM, with the protein MGEIVIKCFSTLKKYYFYDRHTNSVVCVNPEEYKILKNVERDGKIPNNCRELDKYLQKGLLQKKITKKIIHPSSDDIEYYANKQLKELILQVTQQCNLRCFYCTYSGNYYNRGHSDKRMSWEIAREAIDFYFEHSIDSDKLIIAFYGGEPLLEFPLIKKCVEYAEGKVQDKELSFFITTNGTLLSEEVISFLAKHKFAVTISLDGKKEEHDVNRKFRNGQGSFDVIVRNLNKIKKYDEEFFSTVRYNTVINPKADLKNVLDYFANSKLFNPIQVRLSMLNETGVSNNGLLKVNDSFWIPHRYEHLKVLLYLLGKIDRKYIHPLYITDHRAIELFYKETHQHYIELEAMHHGGPCIPGVRRLFVDTSGDFYPCERVSENVQGMKIGSVEKGFDYNKMRYILNIGQLTEKECLECWNLRLCRMCVGQVEPTNNKLTCEGKLCSCT; encoded by the coding sequence ATGGGAGAAATTGTAATAAAATGTTTTTCAACATTAAAAAAGTATTATTTCTATGATCGACACACAAATTCAGTAGTTTGCGTAAATCCTGAGGAATACAAAATCTTAAAAAATGTCGAACGAGATGGGAAAATTCCAAATAATTGCAGGGAATTAGACAAATATTTACAAAAAGGATTATTGCAGAAGAAGATTACAAAAAAAATAATTCACCCCTCTTCCGATGATATTGAATATTATGCAAACAAGCAATTAAAAGAACTAATATTACAAGTGACGCAGCAATGCAACTTAAGATGCTTCTATTGTACATATTCGGGTAATTATTATAATAGAGGACATTCAGACAAAAGAATGTCTTGGGAGATAGCACGGGAAGCAATAGATTTTTATTTTGAACATTCTATAGATTCAGATAAATTAATTATTGCTTTTTACGGAGGAGAGCCATTATTAGAGTTTCCGCTCATCAAAAAATGCGTAGAGTATGCCGAGGGAAAAGTTCAGGATAAAGAATTGAGTTTTTTTATAACTACTAACGGAACTTTATTATCAGAAGAGGTTATTAGCTTTTTAGCAAAACATAAATTTGCAGTTACAATCAGTTTAGACGGCAAAAAAGAAGAACACGATGTAAATCGTAAATTTAGAAATGGGCAAGGTTCTTTTGATGTAATCGTTCGAAATTTAAACAAAATAAAAAAGTATGACGAAGAATTTTTTTCTACTGTAAGATATAATACCGTCATCAATCCAAAAGCGGATTTAAAAAATGTTTTAGACTATTTCGCTAATTCAAAGTTATTCAATCCTATTCAAGTCAGATTAAGTATGTTAAATGAAACAGGTGTATCAAATAATGGATTACTTAAAGTAAATGATTCATTTTGGATTCCACACAGATATGAACACTTAAAGGTATTGCTATACTTATTGGGAAAAATTGATCGGAAATATATACACCCCTTATATATTACAGATCATAGAGCAATAGAACTTTTTTATAAAGAGACTCATCAACATTATATAGAACTGGAAGCAATGCATCACGGTGGTCCATGCATCCCTGGGGTAAGAAGGTTGTTTGTAGACACTTCAGGAGATTTTTATCCATGCGAAAGAGTTAGTGAAAATGTTCAAGGAATGAAGATAGGAAGTGTTGAAAAGGGATTTGATTATAATAAAATGCGTTATATTTTGAACATCGGTCAATTGACAGAAAAAGAATGTTTGGAATGTTGGAATTTACGTTTATGTAGAATGTGTGTAGGACAAGTTGAGCCTACAAATAATAAATTAACATGCGAAGGAAAGTTATGTAGTTGTACTTGA
- a CDS encoding ATP-binding cassette domain-containing protein, whose translation MTDSQLWQIIEELKLEKFIQSLPQGLNTILDRNGGNLSGGERQKVAFIRAIVKDAKIIIMDEATSNIDRIYDSFIHNYIFQKCNNKTVIIVTHKAENLENLDKIYEIKCHKIQKK comes from the coding sequence ATGACTGATAGTCAACTCTGGCAAATAATAGAAGAATTAAAGTTAGAAAAGTTTATTCAAAGTTTGCCACAAGGATTGAATACGATACTTGATAGAAACGGAGGAAATTTATCCGGCGGGGAGCGTCAAAAAGTTGCCTTCATACGAGCAATAGTCAAAGATGCAAAAATTATTATAATGGATGAAGCCACTTCAAATATAGATCGGATATATGACAGTTTTATTCACAATTATATTTTTCAAAAATGTAATAATAAAACTGTGATAATTGTTACCCATAAAGCAGAAAATCTAGAAAATTTAGACAAAATATATGAGATTAAATGTCATAAAATCCAAAAGAAATAG
- a CDS encoding ABC transporter ATP-binding protein, translating into MKKRWIIEIFFCYVITVIIAFGRPLVIQKIVDTGLVGKTFSVVIVCSIILVGLSIIESGISILQTSVYVNIQNWIVLRLYYKYFSYLLNLKVAYFKNNNSSEIINRITSDIDNISSLFNSGLINTVSYLLQILSGVAGLFVINWKLAIFVLLAVPIKFCLITFFSNKREQNTECILKYYSDFSGWFDDTLNGIAEIKLWNLFKIKKKELIKYQKYNLKFLKEGNLLNSFNLAGDTLLQWIITGFLYGVGGYFVCINEMTVGSLTAFITYSSYVIGPIALIFNLKFLLAQIKPSIKRLQKLKKLENEQTLSGYREIKNFDKEIIFNNVSFYYDKNHPVLNDISLTIKKGERIALIGDNGSGKSTLIQLLLQFYHPQKGQILIDGVDIGEVKLNCYRQLFSVISQDIYLFRDTLRNNILLGKK; encoded by the coding sequence ATGAAAAAGAGATGGATTATAGAGATATTTTTTTGTTATGTAATCACAGTAATTATTGCATTTGGCCGTCCATTAGTTATTCAGAAAATTGTTGATACTGGATTAGTAGGAAAAACTTTTAGTGTCGTAATAGTATGTTCTATTATACTAGTTGGATTATCTATTATAGAATCTGGGATTAGTATTTTACAAACTTCGGTTTATGTAAATATACAAAATTGGATTGTATTAAGGCTGTATTACAAATATTTTAGCTATTTATTGAATCTTAAAGTGGCTTATTTTAAAAATAATAATTCTTCTGAAATTATTAACAGAATTACATCAGATATAGACAATATTAGTTCGTTATTTAATAGTGGCTTGATAAATACAGTAAGCTATTTATTGCAGATATTGAGTGGAGTTGCTGGATTATTTGTAATTAATTGGAAACTTGCTATCTTTGTTCTTCTTGCAGTACCAATAAAATTTTGTTTAATTACTTTTTTTTCAAATAAAAGAGAGCAAAACACAGAATGTATTTTAAAATATTATTCCGATTTTTCCGGATGGTTTGATGATACATTAAATGGAATTGCTGAAATTAAATTATGGAATTTATTTAAAATAAAGAAAAAAGAATTGATAAAATATCAAAAATATAATCTCAAGTTTCTCAAAGAAGGTAATCTCTTAAATTCATTTAATTTGGCAGGAGATACTTTGTTGCAATGGATTATCACTGGATTCCTTTATGGCGTAGGAGGTTATTTTGTTTGTATCAACGAAATGACCGTAGGTAGTTTAACTGCATTTATTACATACAGTTCTTATGTAATTGGTCCTATAGCTTTGATTTTTAATTTGAAATTCTTGCTTGCACAAATAAAACCATCTATCAAAAGGTTGCAAAAATTAAAAAAACTGGAAAACGAGCAAACATTAAGCGGATATCGTGAAATAAAAAATTTTGATAAAGAAATCATTTTTAATAATGTTAGTTTTTATTATGATAAAAATCATCCTGTTTTAAATGATATTTCATTAACAATTAAGAAAGGTGAAAGAATAGCCCTTATAGGAGATAATGGTTCAGGTAAATCAACCTTAATTCAACTTCTATTACAATTTTATCATCCACAAAAGGGACAAATTTTAATAGATGGCGTTGATATTGGAGAAGTAAAACTTAATTGTTATCGTCAATTATTTAGTGTTATAAGTCAAGACATATATTTATTCAGAGATACTTTGCGAAATAATATTCTTTTAGGAAAAAAATGA
- a CDS encoding BlaI/MecI/CopY family transcriptional regulator, with amino-acid sequence MIKLTRRQEDIMKILWESDKPLIASEIEKKQDDLNINTVQATLRALMKKNAIEVADIVYSGTVLSRSYRPIISRDQVITEYDQVVSKVLNDKNLIAHYVDEINDLAAITELEKIIKEKRKKLEK; translated from the coding sequence ATGATTAAGTTAACACGAAGGCAGGAAGATATCATGAAAATATTGTGGGAATCGGACAAACCATTAATTGCATCAGAAATCGAAAAAAAGCAGGATGATCTTAATATTAATACTGTCCAGGCTACGCTCCGAGCTCTTATGAAGAAAAATGCCATTGAAGTTGCAGACATTGTTTATAGTGGAACTGTATTGTCCAGAAGCTATAGGCCAATTATAAGTCGGGATCAGGTTATCACAGAATATGATCAGGTAGTTAGTAAGGTATTAAATGATAAGAACCTGATTGCACATTATGTGGATGAAATTAACGATCTGGCTGCTATTACAGAATTAGAAAAAATAATCAAAGAAAAAAGGAAAAAATTGGAGAAATAA
- a CDS encoding M56 family metallopeptidase gives MNAVGNIVYIKITETVNIFDIMLGIWFIGAVIQIIRYILKRKKVYTYITPYILSAEEVKESEYYYLLNTYKQSKMQVACVPENVSPSIFGIFHPIIIFPQNIVSSKDLHFILSHEIQHYRNFDLHLKVILDLLVAVHWWNPFVYMLRKKYNSAIEFSNDYMVSRQLNETEKIEYAESLLNIAKIPFSDKSFDLSLVENANFKKRISLLVENANVANSRKMVTLILNIMFISIIMFISLFFVPEADYSKEAEEVFKEAGAFSITPDNAYIVTAIDGYKLYMNGEFIGTMTSIPEDLKEVPIYEEKTINQKSGD, from the coding sequence ATGAATGCTGTAGGGAATATTGTATACATTAAAATAACCGAAACTGTAAATATTTTTGATATAATGCTGGGCATTTGGTTCATAGGAGCAGTCATCCAGATTATTCGTTATATACTAAAAAGAAAAAAAGTATATACCTATATTACCCCCTATATCCTGTCAGCAGAAGAAGTAAAAGAATCTGAATATTATTATTTGTTAAATACATATAAACAAAGCAAAATGCAAGTAGCTTGTGTACCAGAAAATGTTAGTCCTTCTATCTTTGGTATCTTTCATCCAATTATTATTTTTCCACAAAATATTGTTTCTTCAAAGGACTTACATTTTATTTTATCACATGAAATACAACATTATCGTAACTTTGATTTACATTTAAAAGTTATACTTGATTTATTAGTTGCAGTGCATTGGTGGAATCCTTTTGTATATATGCTAAGAAAGAAATATAATAGTGCAATAGAATTTTCAAATGACTATATGGTATCCAGGCAATTAAATGAAACTGAAAAAATAGAATATGCAGAATCACTTCTGAATATTGCAAAGATACCATTTTCAGACAAATCCTTCGACCTTTCATTAGTTGAGAACGCTAATTTTAAAAAAAGAATCTCTCTGCTTGTAGAAAATGCTAATGTTGCTAACAGCAGGAAAATGGTCACCTTGATTTTAAATATTATGTTTATTTCAATAATAATGTTTATTTCTTTGTTTTTTGTTCCAGAGGCAGATTACAGTAAAGAAGCAGAGGAAGTTTTTAAAGAAGCAGGCGCATTCAGTATTACTCCAGATAACGCTTATATAGTAACTGCCATTGATGGTTATAAATTATATATGAATGGAGAATTTATCGGTACAATGACCAGTATACCGGAGGATTTAAAGGAGGTTCCAATTTATGAAGAGAAAACTATTAATCAAAAGTCTGGTGACTAA